The segment CGTCGTTCGAAGTAGAATGGGGTCTCGATGGCGGAGATACAGTCGTGGACGTGACGATGCAGGGCGGTAATGGTGTCGAGGCGAAGTTCGTAACCGTCGAACTTGAGGGGTCCGAAGTGTGGAACGACGCAGACGAAGACGCCGCGGGCCGACTGACGCACTACGACGGCAAGGAGTGGACCGCCGATAAGATCCAGTCCGGGGACACCCTCGGACTCAAAGAGGACGGCACGAGTCTCAACGAAGGCGACACGATCCCGGTCATCTGGAACAACGGCCAGAAGTCCCAGGTCCACGGCTCCGCAACCCTCAGCAACTAACCGCTTCCCACAACACCCTTCTTCCGAGCTCACTCGGCACCGAGCCACCGCCACGTCCGATACCCAGCCAATCGAAACCTAGATGAACTCGGTGGGAAGCCCACTGGTCGTCCGCTGCGCGCGACTGGTAGGACTTCAAATCTCGCCTGCGACGGTCAATTCTGACGGCTCCGACGACTCGCTACGCTCGTCGGCTGGAGGCGCGAAAATGGGAGTGGACTTGTCGGGATTTGAACCCGAGGCCTTCC is part of the Halorubellus sp. JP-L1 genome and harbors:
- a CDS encoding type IV pilin, with the protein product MKLTILLTEDDAVSSTIGVVLMVAVTVILAAAVGTFALGLAETSAEETPSASFEVEWGLDGGDTVVDVTMQGGNGVEAKFVTVELEGSEVWNDADEDAAGRLTHYDGKEWTADKIQSGDTLGLKEDGTSLNEGDTIPVIWNNGQKSQVHGSATLSN